The Theobroma cacao cultivar B97-61/B2 chromosome 1, Criollo_cocoa_genome_V2, whole genome shotgun sequence genome contains the following window.
GTGTAATTAATATGAATTGAAGTTATGATTGTTACCAGGATAATCAGAAATCGCGGTGGGGCAGCAATTTGTGGATGTTTGCTGCAGTATAAGAGAAATCTATGTCATAAGAGAAATGgttataacattttatagtccagAAGTTAGAATCCTAAGGTAATCTTGGAGTTAGAGGTCCAGGATTAGAGTGGGAAGTTATGGCAACAGATATGCAGAAATTGATAGGAGCTAGTGAGGAAGATGATGAAGAGGAAATGGAAATGGATGTAAAAGAAGAGGATGATGAGGATGAGGAGAATGGCGAGAAGCATATTGCTGCACAGATGATGATGGGTGTTGATGGAGTGATGCAAAGTACAAGTAGTAGTGGTCAGTTTCAGCATCACCAGCAACTTCAAGAGCAAGTCAGCACCCCAGGGGGAGGAGGAGCTCGGAGGTCTCGACCACTAGAAGAAAAGGAGCGAACGAAGCTAAGAGAGCGGCATAGGAGAGCAATAACGGCAAGGATCTTGGCAGGGCTGCGGAGGCATGGGAACTATAACCTGAGGGTTAGAGCTGATATCAATGATGTGATTGCAGCTTTGGCTAGGGAAGCTGGCTGGGTTGTTCTTCCAGATGGAACCACTTTTCCATCAAGATCTCAGGTACTAGCTTTTTGAATGCAtcagttttttcttcttaaattgtgcaattattttgttcaatatCAACTGCAAGGTACAACATTGAAAATGTAACATTCTCAACAGGACTATAGATTGTTTCATTGTTTAACGTACTACCTAATCTTggattatatatacatattacTCTTTGTCCTGCACAATATTGATGGTAAGGCTTAGAACCATGCATCACGCATTTGATTGCACTGCTCTTTAATGCTCCTTTGATCTTCACTTCAGATGAATCTATGGAAAATccaaatgggaatgttttcaCTTTGCAGGGTTCAAGGCCTGCTGCTGGCACTTCTGCTGGCATGACGTCATCATCCTCCCAAATGGTGTCACAACCGACTCCACCTACCTCATTGCGGGGAGTCTCTTCTGGCTATCGGACCTCAGTAGACTACAATGCTTGTCGAATGAAGGGTGTTTTCATGCCTACTCCTTCACCTTATGATCTATCCTCAAGTGCCCGTTCTCAAAGTTCAGGCATGGTTGGAGATGGTGGAGAACAAACGGAAAGTCTTCCACTTATTGCTGGTTCCATGGAAGCAGTTAACAACAAACAGGTTTGACAGAGTTATGTGCAGGTCACATTTTCTTGGATGGTTCTTGTGACATTTGTTTACTCTTCTCATCTACAAACCTTATAGGTTATTGATTTACCCCCTAAGCTACCAGAACATGATTTTGCTGGCACTCCATATGTTCCAGTTTATGTGATGCTACCAGTGAGTTTTCTAATTCAAAATTCTCGCTCTATATTTACATTGGCTTATTAGTTATTCTTCAACACTTCATATTTGGTCCTTTTGTCAAATGGGCATTCATAACTTTTTGCAACATCACAGATTTGATGCTTTAGTGTTTCTTAAAGCTAACTACATGCAAGATGTGACAACTTTTTAAGATACTTTCCTAGTTTCAGTATAATGATTCACTCTAATTGTGGCAGTTGGGTATCATCAACATGAAGTGTGAGCTCATTGATCCAGACGGTCTGCTAAAGCAGCTAAGAGCATTGAAATCAATCAATGTAGATGGGGTTATGGTTGACTGCTGGTGGGGAATAGTGGAAGCACATGCTCCCCTGGAGTATAACTGGAATGGTTACCGAAGACTCTTTCAGATGGTTCGTGAGCTTAAGCTTAAGATACAGGTGAGTTTTAAATGAGTTCTGTACATGGTTGAATGCTTTCTAATTGCTTGAGGTAGTATGCAATATTTATATCTGAAGTCTGATATGGTAAAGACCTCCATTATCTCCTacctttgattttattttcatttgatttatttgttcaTATGAGCATAGGTCGTTGTTACTCACCCTCATGTGCCTCATCCCCCAAGAGCACTATAAGTTAATTCAAGCTGAAAGTAGTCAAAAGCCATGTTACCTTAATTGGTGGCCATGTTCATCAGTGGTATGTCTTAGGAGGGTAGGCTGCATTTAGGAATTGTGCTTCATAACTCCCTAGAGCTTGAGTCAAGCTTTCAAATATTGGaaggaaatttgaaatttccaCCAGTTACTAACTttagaagagaaagaaacaatCTGAACATTTACAACTTAATTTAGAAAGTAACCCAGACAATTTAGACTGCCATGAGTAGTTaaagtttcttttcttttgtatcTGAAGCTTGTTTTTAGATGTGAAGAAGGTTATGATgtgttatttcttttcttcactttttggATGTAATCCTTCTAAAGATTTGTTCCAAGTGTGACAGTTATCTAATTGATGGATCAGGTTGTGATGTCGTTTCATGAATGTGGTGGCAATGTTGGTGATGATGTTTGTATTCCTCTTCCCCATTGGGTTGCAGAAATTGGTAGAAGTAATCCTGACATGTTTTTCACTGAtagagaaggaagaagaaaccCTGAATGCCTCTCATGGGGGATTGATAAGGAACGAGTTCTAAGGGGCCGAACTGCTGTTGAGGTATTAGTCTTTGATATAATTGTCAGGCATTACTTAGTCTCTAACTTTGTCACAATTGCTATTGATGCTATTGTGTACGTCATACAAATTCCAGGCTTTACTGTATTACATTCTGCCTTCTTCATTTATTGtgaatcattaaattttatttgctAACAACTGAAGCTAGTTCCATGCATAAGTTCTGTCAATATAACTGGCAATGGATCTAACTTTGGATCTTATTTATGTAAAAATCACCATTGCTACAAAACAAAGTGACTTCAAATTTGCTATTTTGTGGAATTTACTTTTGAGGGATATTTAAACAGATTTGTTATGCTAACTTGATTTGCTCTTTCCATCCTTCAATGTCAAGCTAGTATTTTTGTTAAGGGTAgattttttgatgttttaacTTTTTGTTGGTGAACATAGGTATACTTTGACTATATGAGAAGTTTCCGGGTggaatttaatgaattttttgaGGATGGTATTATATCCATGGTTGAAGTTGGACTAGGTCCCTGTGGGGAGCTACGGTACCCATCTTGTCCAGTAAAGCATGGATGGAGATATCCTGGGATTGGAGAGTTCCAGGTAATTGTTATTATAATTTGAATACTAATCCTGCATTGTTTAAATCTGACACATTCTTACAACATTGGACTGGTTGCTTATTTAACGCATTGGGATACACAGCGATTTGATATGAAGTTGCTGCTACAAGAACAGTGATTTGTTCTTTCTGGTGggaaatttgaaagaaattcTGCAATCTAGAACCAGATTCaccaatttgatttttgaaccCTAAATGTGACAACTGATTTTTcaataactatttatatagATTAATATAATGTTTTGCTgctatatatatgttttgtcACTCAGATGCTTCAATCCCATTTCCACACACCTGGAACCTTGGCCTACAtcttccctctctctctcgccCCAATTATTTTTACTGCCTAGTAGGAAAGAGACCAATAAATAGGAAATGCCGACTAGCCAGGCCTTCCAGGAGTCTTTCAAAAGGGCTATATTAGCATGCTCAGTGTTCTTATCTGTTATGGTTGTGTTAAGATGTGGGTTCCTTGCTGGcaattcttttcaaatttagaGCAAGTATTTTCATAATGATTATTAGTATTGCTCTATCGCCAGCCTAGCTAGTTTTAATTCTCTTTGTTTTTGCTCCTGTTTGTCTCTGTACATTGCATGTTTGTGGTTTTCTCACCCACATTGCCAAGAGCATTAAATTTTTGGTTCTCCTCCGGGCATCATATAGATAAGTCTCTCCTTTTGCAGTGTTATGATCAGTACATGTCAAAAAGCCTGAGGAAAGCAGCAGAATTGAGGGGACACAGCTTTTGGGCTAGA
Protein-coding sequences here:
- the LOC18614142 gene encoding beta-amylase 7, whose amino-acid sequence is MATDMQKLIGASEEDDEEEMEMDVKEEDDEDEENGEKHIAAQMMMGVDGVMQSTSSSGQFQHHQQLQEQVSTPGGGGARRSRPLEEKERTKLRERHRRAITARILAGLRRHGNYNLRVRADINDVIAALAREAGWVVLPDGTTFPSRSQGSRPAAGTSAGMTSSSSQMVSQPTPPTSLRGVSSGYRTSVDYNACRMKGVFMPTPSPYDLSSSARSQSSGMVGDGGEQTESLPLIAGSMEAVNNKQVIDLPPKLPEHDFAGTPYVPVYVMLPLGIINMKCELIDPDGLLKQLRALKSINVDGVMVDCWWGIVEAHAPLEYNWNGYRRLFQMVRELKLKIQVVMSFHECGGNVGDDVCIPLPHWVAEIGRSNPDMFFTDREGRRNPECLSWGIDKERVLRGRTAVEVYFDYMRSFRVEFNEFFEDGIISMVEVGLGPCGELRYPSCPVKHGWRYPGIGEFQCYDQYMSKSLRKAAELRGHSFWARGPDNAGSYNSQPDETGFFCDGGDYDGYYGRFFLNWYSQVLVDHGDRVLSLAKLAFEGTCIAAKLPGIQWWYKTASHAAELTAGFYNPCNRDGYSAIAAMLHKHGATLNFACPELHLLEQHEDLREALADPQGLVWQVLNAAWDVCIPVASENALLCHDRMGYNKILDNLKLVNDPDGRHFASFTYLRLSPLLMERQNFMEFERFVKRMHGEAVLDLQV